One region of Anaeromyxobacter paludicola genomic DNA includes:
- a CDS encoding methyl-accepting chemotaxis protein, producing the protein MTLLANARIGTKLALSSGIALVLTLAVGLSGWLGLRDLAATTDVVMTARLPSSIALLRYQAGTVAIQGALNGLVNPNAGESERAAYYADLDDGARLIAEAREAWEALPHTKKGLEEWKAMDPLWKGWKRDIMVIVGMQRERDSLVADGLGQSPRVSEIDRETRTAVTAARESQRKLSLALQEKVDANGGRMEQDRASAERTARLASWISGLSLVLAALVLALTGWFTARDVSRQIAGMVGESRRLCEAVLAGRLSQRADPTAVGAEFRPVLEGLNATVEAFVAPIQATSDCVDEIAQGRVPPPITAEYRGDFDRTKQNLNALIAVVEQRDRDLRALIAAALEGRLDARADLSRYQGENGALMEGVNRMLDALVAPLRLSADYVDRIARGDLPEPIAEEWRGDFDVLKRNLNTCLGSLRGVAQGMTAMSRAQLEGDLDAAIEAGRFQGVYRELAEGVNANVGMLVRTLLEILEVLSAYAQGDFRPTLRPLPGKQAVVNERLGLLRDNLTRFSGELQALSKAALAGELSHRADASRYRGDWAALVQGLNETLDGLVTPFRAMADYCERISHGEIPPLRTGQVNGEIVAMQQSLNRCITAVSGLVNDSKALSRAAVEGRLAERADLSRHEGAFREALEGVNATLDAVLAPIGEATAVLERLARRDLTARMSGQYGGDHARVQTALNATAQALESALSQVASAVSQVSSAASQIASSSQSVASGASEQASAIEETAASLETVASMARHAADSGREASGLAKGARGAAEEGAAAVEQMQDAMRKIRAAAEGTSQIIRDINEIAFQTNLLALNAAVEAARAGEAGRGFAVVAEEVRSLALRSKEAAQKTEALIHDSVEQAAGGEATAQRVSQRLGGIVGAVVRVSEIVEEITAGSREQAAGVEQVNKAVGEMDRVTQQNAASAEESSSAAAELSSQSEELTAMVATFRLGTGEGARPAARRAALLQENRS; encoded by the coding sequence GTGACCCTCCTCGCCAACGCCCGCATCGGCACCAAGCTCGCCCTGTCGTCCGGGATCGCGCTCGTCCTCACCCTGGCGGTCGGCCTCTCCGGCTGGCTCGGGCTGCGCGACCTCGCCGCCACCACCGACGTCGTCATGACGGCGCGGCTGCCGAGCAGCATCGCCCTGCTCCGCTACCAGGCCGGCACGGTCGCCATCCAGGGCGCGCTCAACGGGCTCGTCAACCCGAACGCCGGCGAGTCGGAGCGGGCCGCCTACTACGCCGACCTCGACGACGGGGCGCGGCTCATCGCCGAGGCCCGCGAGGCCTGGGAGGCGCTCCCGCACACGAAGAAGGGGCTCGAGGAGTGGAAGGCGATGGACCCGCTCTGGAAGGGCTGGAAGCGGGACATCATGGTGATCGTCGGCATGCAGCGGGAGCGCGACTCGCTCGTCGCCGACGGCCTCGGGCAGTCCCCCCGCGTCTCCGAGATCGACCGGGAGACGCGGACGGCGGTGACGGCGGCGCGCGAGTCGCAGCGCAAGCTCTCGCTGGCGCTCCAGGAGAAGGTGGACGCGAACGGCGGGCGCATGGAGCAGGACCGGGCGTCGGCCGAGCGCACCGCGCGGCTCGCGAGCTGGATCTCGGGGCTGTCGCTGGTGCTGGCCGCCCTGGTGCTCGCCCTGACCGGCTGGTTCACGGCGCGCGACGTCTCGCGCCAGATCGCGGGCATGGTGGGCGAGTCGCGCCGGCTCTGCGAGGCGGTGCTCGCGGGGCGGCTCTCGCAGCGCGCCGACCCGACCGCCGTCGGCGCCGAGTTCCGCCCGGTGCTCGAGGGGCTCAACGCCACCGTGGAGGCGTTCGTGGCGCCCATCCAGGCCACCTCCGACTGCGTGGACGAGATCGCGCAGGGGCGCGTGCCGCCGCCCATCACCGCCGAGTACCGCGGCGACTTCGACCGGACCAAGCAGAACCTGAACGCGCTCATCGCCGTGGTGGAGCAGCGCGACCGCGACCTGCGCGCCCTCATCGCCGCGGCGCTCGAAGGGCGGCTCGACGCCCGCGCCGACCTGTCGCGGTACCAGGGGGAGAACGGCGCGCTCATGGAGGGCGTGAACCGCATGCTCGACGCCCTGGTGGCGCCGCTGCGGCTCTCGGCCGACTACGTGGACCGGATCGCCCGCGGCGACCTGCCCGAGCCCATCGCCGAGGAGTGGCGCGGCGACTTCGACGTCCTGAAGCGGAACCTCAACACCTGCCTCGGGAGCCTGCGCGGCGTGGCCCAGGGCATGACCGCCATGAGCCGGGCCCAGCTCGAGGGCGACCTCGACGCGGCCATCGAGGCCGGCAGGTTCCAGGGCGTCTACCGCGAGCTCGCCGAGGGCGTGAACGCCAACGTCGGCATGCTGGTGCGCACCCTGCTCGAGATCCTCGAGGTGCTCTCGGCCTACGCCCAGGGCGACTTCCGGCCCACGCTCCGGCCGCTGCCCGGCAAGCAGGCGGTCGTGAACGAGCGGCTCGGGCTGCTGCGCGACAACCTCACCCGCTTCTCCGGCGAGCTCCAGGCGCTCTCGAAGGCGGCGCTCGCCGGCGAGCTCTCGCACCGCGCCGACGCGAGCCGCTACCGCGGCGACTGGGCGGCGCTGGTGCAGGGGCTCAACGAGACCCTCGACGGGCTCGTCACCCCGTTCCGCGCCATGGCCGACTACTGCGAGCGGATCTCGCACGGCGAGATCCCGCCGCTCCGCACCGGCCAGGTGAACGGCGAGATCGTGGCCATGCAGCAGAGCCTGAACCGCTGCATCACCGCGGTGAGCGGGCTCGTGAACGACAGCAAGGCGCTCTCGCGCGCCGCCGTGGAGGGCCGGCTCGCCGAGCGCGCCGACCTCTCCCGGCACGAGGGCGCCTTCCGCGAGGCGCTCGAGGGCGTGAACGCCACCCTCGACGCGGTGCTCGCCCCCATCGGCGAGGCCACCGCGGTGCTGGAGCGGCTCGCCCGCCGCGACCTCACCGCCCGCATGAGCGGCCAGTACGGCGGCGACCACGCCCGCGTGCAGACCGCGCTCAACGCCACCGCGCAGGCCCTCGAGTCGGCCCTCTCCCAGGTGGCCTCGGCCGTCTCGCAGGTCTCCTCCGCCGCCAGCCAGATCGCGAGCTCCAGCCAGTCGGTGGCGAGCGGCGCCTCCGAGCAGGCGAGCGCCATCGAGGAGACCGCCGCCTCCCTGGAGACGGTGGCCTCCATGGCCCGCCACGCCGCCGACAGCGGGCGCGAGGCGAGCGGGCTCGCCAAGGGGGCCCGCGGCGCCGCCGAGGAGGGCGCCGCCGCGGTGGAGCAGATGCAGGACGCCATGCGGAAGATCCGGGCCGCCGCCGAGGGCACGAGCCAGATCATCCGCGACATCAACGAGATCGCCTTCCAGACCAACCTGCTCGCCCTCAACGCGGCGGTGGAGGCAGCCCGCGCCGGGGAGGCCGGGCGCGGCTTCGCGGTGGTCGCCGAGGAGGTCCGCTCGCTCGCGCTGCGCAGCAAGGAGGCGGCGCAGAAGACCGAGGCGCTGATCCACGACTCGGTGGAGCAGGCGGCCGGGGGCGAGGCCACCGCCCAGCGGGTCTCGCAGCGGCTCGGCGGGATCGTCGGCGCGGTGGTGCGGGTCTCCGAGATCGTGGAGGAGATCACGGCCGGCTCCCGCGAGCAGGCCGCCGGCGTCGAGCAGGTGAACAAGGCGGTCGGCGAGATGGACCGCGTCACCCAGCAGAACGCCGCCAGCGCCGAGGAGTCCTCCTCCGCCGCGGCCGAGCTCTCGAGCCAGTCCGAGGAGCTCACGGCCATGGTGGCCACCTTCCGGCTCGGCACGGGCGAGGGCGCGCGCCCCGCCGCGCGCCGCGCCGCGCTCCTGCAGGAGAACCGCTCGTGA
- a CDS encoding ABC transporter substrate-binding protein: MTALPLVLAAALAAAPPPIKIGLLGPRSGNNASLGASERDGARLAADEINAQGGVLGRKLELVDRDDQSSPEVGARAAKELLDEEKVVALIGPANTPVANAALQLANERQVPQIVDVATGNKVNELFVTYPENYLFRLSASDQMQAPLLAQQALARGYKRVAVLADDTGYGQGGRARVEATLERRGVKPVYVGAFKPKETDMTRQCQEARAAGADVLLLYALAPELTAVARSLEKVGWRVPIIGSWQLGARLFLDGAGPYGEGALMIQTFTEGSATTPAQRKFLDGYRKTFNVPHLPIAPAVAQAYDAVHLVALAIQQAGTTEGPRFKTALENLKTPYDGATGHYEKPWSPTDHEGIKKASVRWGVVRGGDVVPAQ; this comes from the coding sequence GTGACCGCCCTCCCCCTCGTCCTCGCCGCGGCGCTCGCGGCCGCCCCGCCGCCCATCAAGATCGGCCTGCTCGGCCCCCGCTCCGGCAACAACGCCAGCCTCGGCGCCTCGGAGCGCGACGGCGCGCGGCTCGCGGCCGACGAGATCAACGCCCAGGGCGGGGTGCTCGGCCGCAAGCTCGAGCTCGTCGATCGCGACGACCAGTCGAGCCCCGAGGTGGGGGCGCGGGCGGCGAAGGAGCTGCTCGACGAGGAGAAGGTGGTGGCGCTGATCGGCCCGGCCAACACGCCGGTGGCCAACGCCGCGCTCCAGCTCGCCAACGAGCGCCAGGTGCCGCAGATCGTGGACGTCGCCACCGGCAACAAGGTGAACGAGCTGTTCGTGACCTACCCGGAGAACTACCTCTTCCGCCTCTCGGCCAGCGACCAGATGCAGGCGCCGCTGCTGGCGCAGCAGGCGCTGGCGCGCGGCTACAAGCGCGTGGCGGTGCTGGCCGACGACACCGGCTACGGACAGGGCGGCCGGGCCCGCGTCGAGGCGACGCTGGAGCGGCGCGGCGTCAAGCCGGTCTACGTGGGGGCCTTCAAGCCGAAGGAGACCGACATGACGCGCCAGTGCCAGGAGGCGCGCGCCGCCGGGGCCGACGTGCTCCTCCTCTACGCCCTCGCGCCGGAGCTGACCGCGGTGGCCCGCTCGCTCGAGAAGGTGGGCTGGCGCGTGCCCATCATCGGCTCGTGGCAGCTCGGGGCCCGCCTCTTCCTCGACGGGGCCGGCCCCTACGGCGAGGGGGCGCTCATGATCCAGACCTTCACCGAGGGAAGCGCCACCACCCCGGCCCAGCGCAAGTTCCTCGACGGCTACCGCAAGACCTTCAACGTGCCGCACCTGCCGATCGCGCCGGCCGTCGCGCAGGCCTACGACGCGGTCCACCTCGTCGCGCTCGCCATCCAGCAGGCGGGCACCACCGAGGGGCCGCGCTTCAAGACCGCGCTCGAGAACCTGAAGACGCCGTACGACGGGGCGACCGGCCACTACGAGAAGCCCTGGAGCCCGACCGACCACGAGGGCATCAAGAAGGCCAGCGTGCGCTGGGGCGTGGTGCGGGGCGGCGACGTGGTGCCGGCCCAGTAG